Proteins encoded by one window of Candidatus Scalindua japonica:
- the fliS gene encoding flagellar export chaperone FliS produces the protein METAQNKSYRKLQVETASPIDLVIMLYDRAIVLFDKARKEILDKQYEAKGHTLNKATSIIFELLSTLDKEKGGEIATSLSGLYNFVLREITDANTNLNTKALDNAKKVMSELRESWNNIKDNKELDVNTREHFSSSIDISG, from the coding sequence ATGGAAACAGCACAGAACAAATCATACAGGAAATTACAGGTAGAAACGGCTAGCCCGATAGACCTGGTTATAATGTTGTATGACAGGGCAATTGTTTTGTTTGATAAAGCCAGAAAAGAGATCCTAGATAAACAATATGAAGCAAAAGGCCATACTCTGAATAAAGCTACAAGTATCATTTTTGAACTGCTATCAACATTAGATAAGGAAAAAGGTGGCGAGATAGCTACTTCATTATCAGGTTTATATAACTTCGTATTACGTGAAATAACTGATGCTAATACAAACCTGAACACAAAAGCATTAGACAACGCAAAGAAAGTCATGTCTGAATTAAGGGAATCCTGGAATAACATAAAAGACAATAAAGAGTTAGATGTTAATACCCGTGAGCATTTCAGCAGCAGTATTGACATCTCTGGATAA
- the flgN gene encoding flagellar export chaperone FlgN, with product MEYPEKDNIKDTLSYLHAKKKYYEKILELSEIQEEVVLSKNIKKLSLITMEKENYIKEIKSLDRNNTKIVKELSTNNKSLILDKRINSLVNRLHTLVIKVRDYDLNSIAHIKSSLEITKTKLNKRRTAQQSMRYQPIQPSRYVDIIK from the coding sequence ATGGAATACCCTGAGAAGGATAATATAAAAGATACACTTTCTTATTTACATGCTAAGAAAAAGTATTACGAAAAAATTCTTGAGCTATCAGAAATCCAGGAGGAAGTTGTACTTTCTAAAAACATAAAAAAACTCAGCTTGATAACCATGGAGAAGGAAAATTATATTAAAGAAATTAAATCTTTAGATAGAAATAATACAAAAATAGTGAAAGAGTTAAGTACAAATAACAAAAGCCTCATATTAGATAAACGAATAAATTCTTTGGTAAATCGTTTACACACTTTAGTTATTAAAGTACGAGATTACGACCTGAATAGCATTGCTCATATAAAATCTTCACTAGAAATTACGAAAACTAAACTTAACAAAAGAAGAACAGCACAACAATCTATGAGATATCAGCCAATCCAACCCTCCAGGTATGTAGATATAATAAAATGA